One genomic window of Nicotiana sylvestris chromosome 10, ASM39365v2, whole genome shotgun sequence includes the following:
- the LOC104214972 gene encoding alpha-galactosidase 3-like isoform X1 → MSVTVTAREFPIHPYLKIQDRLSISQLYDTSNYGVLQIDNGLARTPQMGWSTWNFFACNINETVIKETADALVSTGLASLGYTYVNIDDCWSRLTRDLKGQMIPDLKTFPSGIKALADYVHSKGLKLGVYSDAGAFTCQVRPGSLFHEKNDAELWASWGVGYLKYDNCFNLGLPPQKRYPPMRDALNATGQTIFYALCEWGVDDPAKWAGKIGNSWRTTDDINDTWASMTTIADINDKWASYAGPGGWNDPDMFEVGNGGMNYHEYKGHFSIWALMKAPLIIGCDVRNITAETLEILSNKEVIAVDQDPLGVQGRRVYASGSDGCEQIWAGPLSGNRLAVVLWNRCSKAATITAKWGAIGLESSIGVSVRDLWKHEVVSENTVGSFSARVDAHGCEMYILTPKRATLASI, encoded by the exons ATGTCAGTGACAGTCACGGCAAGAGAGTTTCCAATTCATCCTTATTTGAAAATTCAAGATAGACTCTCCATTTCTCAGCTCTATGATACTTCCAATTATGGTGTTCTTCAAATCGACAATGGCTTGGCTCGAACTCCTCAGATGGG GTGGAGTACCTGGAATTTTTTTGCTTGCAATATTAATGAAACAGTCATCAAGGAAACAG CTGATGCACTCGTATCAACTGGTTTGGCTAGCCTGGGTTATACTTATGTCAACATCG ATGATTGTTGGTCCAGATTGACTCGAGATTTAAAG GGTCAAATGATTCCTGACCTGAAAACTTTTCCATCTGGAATTAAAGCTCTAGCTGATTATGTGCACTCAAAGGGTCTAAAGCTAGGTGTTTATTCTGATGCTGG GGCTTTTACATGTCAAGTTCGACCTGGCTCACTGTTTCATGAAAAAAATGATGCTGAACTTTGGGCATCTTGG GGTGTTGGCTATTTGAAGTACGACAACTGCTTCAATCTAGGCCTCCCACCACAAAAGAG ATACCCGCCCATGCGTGATGCCCTTAATGCTACTGGACAGACTATATTTTACGCACTTTGTGAATG GGGTGTCGATGACCCTGCCAAATGGGCTGGAAAAATTGGAAACAGTTGGCGTACAACAGATGACATCAATGATACATGGGCTAG CATGACAACTattgctgatatcaatgacaagTGGGCATCGTATGCTGGACCTGGTGGATGGAACG ATCCTGATATGTTTGAGGTTGGAAATGGGGGCATGAATTACCACGAGTACAAAGGGCACTTTAGCATTTGGGCTTTGATGAAG GCTCCGCTTATTATTGGTTGTGATGTCAGAAACATCACCGCTGAAACTTTAGAAATTCTTTCCAATAAAGAGGTTATCGCTGTTGACCAAG ATCCACTTGGTGTTCAGGGTAGGAGAGTTTATGCTTCCGGATCAGATGGTTGCGAGCAG aTTTGGGCAGGTCCCTTGTCTGGAAACCGTTTGGCCGTAGTACTCTGGAATAGATGTTCAAAGGCTGCAACTATTACTGCTAAATGGGGTGCAATTGGATTAGAATCTTCTATCGGCGTCTCTGTTAGAGACTTGTGGAAG CATGAAGTTGTTTCGGAGAACACTGTGGGCTCATTCAGTGCTCGGGTTGATGCTCATGGCTGTGAAATGTACATTTTAACTCCAAAGAGGGCAACTCTAGCTTCAATCTGA
- the LOC104214972 gene encoding alpha-galactosidase 3-like isoform X2 — protein sequence MAWLELLRWGGVPGIFLLAILMKQSSRKQCSLVADALVSTGLASLGYTYVNIDDCWSRLTRDLKGQMIPDLKTFPSGIKALADYVHSKGLKLGVYSDAGAFTCQVRPGSLFHEKNDAELWASWGVGYLKYDNCFNLGLPPQKRYPPMRDALNATGQTIFYALCEWGVDDPAKWAGKIGNSWRTTDDINDTWASMTTIADINDKWASYAGPGGWNDPDMFEVGNGGMNYHEYKGHFSIWALMKAPLIIGCDVRNITAETLEILSNKEVIAVDQDPLGVQGRRVYASGSDGCEQIWAGPLSGNRLAVVLWNRCSKAATITAKWGAIGLESSIGVSVRDLWKHEVVSENTVGSFSARVDAHGCEMYILTPKRATLASI from the exons ATGGCTTGGCTCGAACTCCTCAGATGGG GTGGAGTACCTGGAATTTTTTTGCTTGCAATATTAATGAAACAGTCATCAAGGAAACAG TGCTCTTTGGTAGCTGATGCACTCGTATCAACTGGTTTGGCTAGCCTGGGTTATACTTATGTCAACATCG ATGATTGTTGGTCCAGATTGACTCGAGATTTAAAG GGTCAAATGATTCCTGACCTGAAAACTTTTCCATCTGGAATTAAAGCTCTAGCTGATTATGTGCACTCAAAGGGTCTAAAGCTAGGTGTTTATTCTGATGCTGG GGCTTTTACATGTCAAGTTCGACCTGGCTCACTGTTTCATGAAAAAAATGATGCTGAACTTTGGGCATCTTGG GGTGTTGGCTATTTGAAGTACGACAACTGCTTCAATCTAGGCCTCCCACCACAAAAGAG ATACCCGCCCATGCGTGATGCCCTTAATGCTACTGGACAGACTATATTTTACGCACTTTGTGAATG GGGTGTCGATGACCCTGCCAAATGGGCTGGAAAAATTGGAAACAGTTGGCGTACAACAGATGACATCAATGATACATGGGCTAG CATGACAACTattgctgatatcaatgacaagTGGGCATCGTATGCTGGACCTGGTGGATGGAACG ATCCTGATATGTTTGAGGTTGGAAATGGGGGCATGAATTACCACGAGTACAAAGGGCACTTTAGCATTTGGGCTTTGATGAAG GCTCCGCTTATTATTGGTTGTGATGTCAGAAACATCACCGCTGAAACTTTAGAAATTCTTTCCAATAAAGAGGTTATCGCTGTTGACCAAG ATCCACTTGGTGTTCAGGGTAGGAGAGTTTATGCTTCCGGATCAGATGGTTGCGAGCAG aTTTGGGCAGGTCCCTTGTCTGGAAACCGTTTGGCCGTAGTACTCTGGAATAGATGTTCAAAGGCTGCAACTATTACTGCTAAATGGGGTGCAATTGGATTAGAATCTTCTATCGGCGTCTCTGTTAGAGACTTGTGGAAG CATGAAGTTGTTTCGGAGAACACTGTGGGCTCATTCAGTGCTCGGGTTGATGCTCATGGCTGTGAAATGTACATTTTAACTCCAAAGAGGGCAACTCTAGCTTCAATCTGA